One stretch of Labrenzia sp. CE80 DNA includes these proteins:
- the lpxB gene encoding lipid-A-disaccharide synthase — MSLSGNPVRVAICVGEESGDLLGSRLMAALQERLGPDGVTFTGLGGGRMQALGMESLFDISDISVMGIAAVLARLPLIVSRVYQTVDAIVESDPDVLVIIDSPDFTHNVAKRVRKRAPHIPIVGYVSPSVWAWRPGRARKMKAYVDELLAILPFEPEIHRKLGGPPTHYVGHPLIERLSELRPSEVERTPVEGSDKVLLVLPGSRGSEVDRLLADFGGTVEKLKERFPDLEVLLPAVPHLRERIVEGVSQWKSKPTIVDGEADKYSAFRRAHAALAASGTVSLELAISGVPMAICYKLDWFYRRLRQIHKIIPIASVGSMVLPNIILGRNVVPEFLDEEANPDKLSDVIGDLLVDGSERRHQVEALKDLDVRMQLPDGGKQSDAAASIVLKVLKRQA, encoded by the coding sequence ATGTCACTGTCTGGCAACCCGGTCAGGGTCGCGATCTGTGTCGGCGAGGAATCTGGAGATCTTCTTGGCAGCCGGCTCATGGCCGCCTTGCAGGAGCGGCTCGGTCCGGATGGGGTGACTTTTACCGGGTTGGGCGGTGGTCGCATGCAGGCTCTTGGTATGGAGAGCCTTTTCGATATCTCGGACATTTCGGTGATGGGGATTGCCGCCGTTCTAGCTCGGCTGCCCCTGATTGTCAGTCGCGTCTATCAAACCGTCGATGCGATTGTTGAGAGCGATCCCGATGTGCTCGTGATCATCGACAGTCCGGACTTCACTCACAACGTCGCAAAGCGCGTGCGAAAACGCGCGCCTCATATTCCGATCGTGGGCTATGTCTCGCCATCAGTTTGGGCCTGGCGGCCGGGCCGGGCACGCAAGATGAAAGCCTATGTGGACGAGCTTCTCGCGATTTTGCCGTTCGAGCCGGAGATCCACAGGAAGCTAGGTGGACCGCCAACGCACTATGTTGGCCATCCACTGATTGAACGGCTGAGTGAGCTTCGGCCCTCAGAGGTGGAACGGACGCCGGTCGAGGGATCCGACAAGGTCTTGCTTGTCCTCCCGGGCAGCCGTGGAAGCGAGGTGGATCGTCTGTTGGCCGACTTTGGCGGAACGGTTGAAAAGCTGAAGGAGCGTTTCCCGGATCTCGAGGTACTTCTTCCTGCGGTTCCGCATCTGCGCGAACGCATTGTCGAGGGCGTGTCTCAGTGGAAGAGCAAGCCGACCATCGTTGATGGCGAGGCCGACAAATATAGTGCTTTCCGCAGGGCCCATGCGGCTCTGGCAGCTTCGGGAACCGTGTCCCTGGAACTTGCCATCTCCGGCGTTCCAATGGCTATCTGCTACAAGCTTGATTGGTTCTATCGTCGTCTTAGACAAATTCACAAGATCATTCCGATTGCCAGCGTCGGTTCCATGGTTCTGCCAAACATCATACTTGGCCGGAATGTCGTTCCTGAATTCCTGGATGAAGAGGCCAATCCCGACAAATTGTCGGATGTGATCGGAGATCTTCTGGTCGATGGCAGCGAACGCCGCCACCAGGTTGAGGCGTTGAAGGATCTGGATGTGAGGATGCAGCTGCCAGACGGGGGAAAGCAAAGTGATGCGGCGGCCTCGATTGTGCTCAAGGTTTTGAAACGCCAGGCTTGA
- a CDS encoding GNAT family N-acetyltransferase: MNIPRLETERLILRAQSYDDWLAYRDMMRSGRSAGMGGPHEAPFAWGMFCHDLVQWQLFGHGALMMDDKQNGRCVGQVGINGGPLFPEPELGWFVYEDAEGRGYAFEGATAFREWALAELNLSSLVSYIDDDNLRSRALAERLGARLDDRAKAPDPSDLVYRHK, from the coding sequence ATGAATATTCCAAGACTTGAAACCGAACGTCTGATCCTTCGTGCCCAGTCTTATGATGACTGGCTAGCCTACCGGGACATGATGCGGTCGGGAAGATCTGCAGGCATGGGCGGACCGCATGAGGCCCCCTTTGCCTGGGGCATGTTCTGTCATGACCTGGTCCAGTGGCAACTCTTCGGGCACGGAGCCTTGATGATGGACGACAAGCAAAACGGGCGCTGTGTTGGTCAGGTCGGTATCAATGGCGGGCCTTTGTTTCCCGAGCCTGAGCTTGGCTGGTTTGTCTATGAGGATGCGGAGGGCAGGGGCTATGCCTTTGAAGGCGCAACAGCCTTTCGGGAATGGGCGCTGGCTGAACTGAACCTGTCGTCACTGGTCAGCTATATTGATGATGACAATCTGCGCTCGCGGGCTCTTGCTGAGCGCCTGGGCGCGCGCCTCGATGATCGTGCGAAAGCTCCGGACCCCAGCGATCTGGTCTATCGGCACAAATGA